From a single Oreochromis niloticus isolate F11D_XX linkage group LG3, O_niloticus_UMD_NMBU, whole genome shotgun sequence genomic region:
- the LOC100692805 gene encoding thioredoxin isoform X1 yields the protein MVRQVKDLEEFNKILREAGDKLVVVDFTATWCGPCRMIAPVYEKMAAESENANVIFLKVDVDAARDVSSSCGIRSMPTFHFYKNGQKVHEFSGADQAKLLQKVAELR from the exons ATGGTTCGCCAAGTAAAAGATCTG GAAGAGTTCAATAAAATCCTGAGAGAAGCTGGAGACAAGCTGGTGGTGGTGGACTTCACAGCCACTTGGTGTGGCCCCTGCCGAATGATTGCCCCAGTGTATGAG AAAATGGCGGCGGAGTCAGAGAATGCGAACGTGATTTTCCTGAAGGTGGACGTGGATGCTGCCCGT GATGTGTCCTCATCCTGTGGAATCAGATCCATGCCCACATTCCACTTTTACAAGAATGGCCAAAAG GTCCACGAGTTCTCCGGAGCTGATCAAGCTAAACTACTTCAAAAAGTGGCAGAGCTGAGATAA
- the LOC100692805 gene encoding thioredoxin isoform X2, whose translation MVRQVKNLEEFNKILREAGDKLVVVDFTATWCGPCRMIAPVYEKMAAESENANVIFLKVDVDAARDVSSSCGIRSMPTFHFYKNGQKVHEFSGADQAKLLQKVAELR comes from the exons ATGGTTCGCCAAGTGAAAAATCTG GAAGAGTTCAATAAAATCCTGAGAGAAGCTGGAGACAAGCTGGTGGTGGTGGACTTCACAGCCACTTGGTGTGGCCCCTGCCGAATGATTGCCCCAGTGTATGAG AAAATGGCGGCGGAGTCAGAGAATGCGAACGTGATTTTCCTGAAGGTGGACGTGGATGCTGCCCGT GATGTGTCCTCATCCTGTGGAATCAGATCCATGCCCACATTCCACTTTTACAAGAATGGCCAAAAG GTCCACGAGTTCTCCGGAGCTGATCAAGCTAAACTACTTCAAAAAGTGGCAGAGCTGAGATAA
- the LOC100691639 gene encoding prostaglandin reductase 1: MVKAKSWVMAKHFDGFPKKSDFGLKVEELPEPKDGEVLLEAVFLSVDPYMRLFSKTHIKEGGVMIGEQVAKVIQSKNPAFPVGSHVVSNSGWRTHTLSDGTGLTPILPEWPKDVSLSLALGTIGMPGLTAVYGIEEVLGFQKGETLLVNAAAGAVGSVVGQIAKIKGCKVVGSAGSDAKVAYLKELGFDEAFNYKTVGSLEEALRKASPEGYDCFFENVGGSASYVILQQMKKFGRIAVCGSISTYNDSEPQTGPYPYSTMLFKELKMEGFIYSRWQHKNHETLKRLLAWVKEGKLQCREHVTKGFENMPAAFMGMLQGENIGKAVVSV; this comes from the exons ATGGTGAAAGCTAAGTCATGGGTAATGGCTAAGCACTTTGACGGCTTCCCAAAGAAAAGCGACTTTGGGCTGAAGGTGGAGGAGCTCCCTGAGCCCAAAGATGGAG AGGTGCTTCTGGAAGCAGTGTTTCTCAGTGTTGACCCATACATGAG GCTGTTCAGCAAAACCCACATAAAAGAAGGAGGTGTGATGATTGGAGAACAAGTGGCCAA AGTGATCCAGAGTAAAAATCCAGCGTTTCCTGTGGGAAGCCACGTTGTGAGTAACAGTGGGTGGAGAACCCACACACTCAGTGATGGGACCGGCCTCACTCCCATCCTGCCTGAGTGGCCTAAAGATGTGTCCCTGTCTCTGGCTCTGGGTACCATCGGGATGCCCGG aCTGACGGCTGTTTATGGGATAGAGGAAGTGTTGGGATTCCAGAAGGGTGAGACCCTGCTGGTGAACGCTGCAGCTGGAGCGGTGGGCTCCGTGGTGGGACAGATCGCCAAGATCAAGGGCTGTAAGGTGGTGGGCTCGGCGGGCTCTGATGCCAAAGTGGCTTACCTCAAAGAGCTGGGATTTGATGAGGCCTTCAACTACAAAACTGTGGGTTCCCTGGAGGAGGCTCTGAGGAAGGCTTCACCTGAAGGATACGATTGCTTCTTTGAAAAC GTGGGAGGTTCTGCTTCATACGTCATCCTGCAGCAGATGAAGAAATTTGGAAGAATCGCTGTGTGTGGAAGTATCTCCACCTACAATGACAGTGAACCCCAGACAG GGCCGTACCCCTACTCCACCATGCTCTTTAAGGAGCTGAAGATGGAGGGCTTCATATACAGCAGGTGGCAGCACAAGAACCATGAGACCCTCAAGAGACTGTTGGCGTGGGTGAAAGAG GGCAAACTGCAGTGTCGGGAGCACGTCACAAAAGGCTTTGAAAACATGCCGGCTGCTTTTATGGGAATGCTGCAGGGAGAAAACATCGGCAAGGCCGTCGTCTCAGTCTGA
- the LOC100692805 gene encoding thioredoxin isoform X3 produces the protein MVRQVKNLEEFNKILSEAGNSLVVVDFTATWCGPCRMIAPVYEQMAAAPENANVIFLKVDVDAARDVSSSCGIRSMPTFQFYKNGQKVHEFSGADQAKLRQKVEELR, from the exons ATGGTTCGCCAAGTGAAAAATCTG GAAGAGTTCAATAAAATCCTGTCGGAAGCTGGAAACAGCCTGGTGGTGGTGGACTTCACAGCCACTTGGTGTGGCCCCTGCCGAATGATTGCCCCAGTGTATGAG CAAATGGCTGCGGCGCCTGAAAATGCCAATGTGATTTTCCTGAAGGTGGACGTGGATGCTGCCCGT GATGTGTCCTCATCCTGTGGAATCAGATCCATGCCCACATTCCAATTTTACAAGAATGGCCAAAAG GTCCACGAGTTCTCCGGAGCTGATCAAGCTAAACTACGTCAAAAAGTGGAAGAGCTGAGATAA